The sequence below is a genomic window from Dyadobacter sp. CECT 9275.
TCTTCAGGTATATCGGAAAAAGCCGCGCTGATTTGTCCCAGCAGTTCTGGATGGACGGATTTACTCCTCAGAAGTTCGAGGTTTTCCCGGATCTGAGTTTCATTCACAGCTCCAAAAACAATACTGCTTACTCCGGGCAGATCCCTTACAAACGTAAACGCAAGCTGTGCGATGCTCATTTCTGCCTTCTCCGCAAACTCAGCCAGTTGGACCAAATGCGGTTTTGCTGCATAGAGCCTTCCGCTCAAATGGTCCGGAGACATAAAAAACAGTCCTTGCAGGAAAACGCTTCTTACAAATACCAGCTTTCCGGCTTTCTCCAGCTGGCTCAGCCCGCCATTTTTAATGAGGCGCTGGTCAAAGATATTGAGGGGTATCTGCGCAGCGATGATTTCATCTTCCTCAGAAAACCAGGGGATATCTTCCGGGAAATAAGCTGAAATACCTCCAATATCAATCATACCCTCCGCTTTGAGCCTGCGGATCATCTCAGGTAACACTTTCATTACCTCTCTGACTGGCTCTTCACCCTTATGCAGCAGACAAACGGGAAGTTTTGCTATCCCTAATGCGGTTAGCGACTGACGGACACTAGCATACACTTCCTGCCAGGCCCGTTCGGGGTGAGACAGATTTTGGGAATGAATCTTAAACTTGGATACTAGGTTGAGGCCCTTGCCGCCCGCACTATTCTGAATAAATTCACCCAGCACCTCTTCTGAGTTTCCATATTGCCGGGCCGTATCAAAGGTATTGATTCCCGACGCAACGGTAAGTTTCAGCATTTTGCTACGCTCCTCAAGGCCCGGCTGGCCAGCCTCGTTTGAAATCCCATAGTTCATCCCCAACTGAACCGTTCCCAGCGTAAGCTGCGAAAACTGGTAAGAACCAAAAGTCGAATATTTCATTTTTAAAATAGCCGGATTACTGAATGTTTGAATAGGAAGTAGGTAAATGCGTACCCTACCTCACCCCGATCACCGATGGCGTACGTATGCCGGGCTTAATTTCTCCACTGACGTATACCCATTGATTATTCCAGAAAACAACCGGCAAAGTTACTCTGGAGGGAATTTGGGTCTGCTCACCAATGTATTCCCAGCTATCGGTTTCAGGGAAATAATAAAGCAGACTTTCTATAATTCCGGGGTGGGTCGCGGGGGTTTTGTATTGAGCGGTGACGGCATCCACCCCGCCCCAGAAAAGAAAACGGTCATTGTTAAGAACAGGTAAAATGGTTCCTCCTGCAGACATCCCCCTGGGCATGGGGGCCAGTTTTTCCCAGGAAGCCTTCCAGCCTTTCTGCTGCCTTTCCAGGGAAAGCCGGTAACTGTCCAGTAGTATATTCCTGAATTTTTCCCCTTTGGAATTAATCCCTGTGTTTTCGCCTCCAAACAGATAACATTTTCCGCCATAATTTGCACAGACCGGGAAAAGCCGTTCCTCGCCGGGCCAGGCTTCCAGTTCAAACCAGCCAGCCGTGACATCCGTCAGATCCAGTGCCAGGCATGTTTGAAGTGCCGGACCGGTTGCCGACTCGTTTCCGCCAAAAATGACGATTAAATCCCCCATCAGAAGCCCGGCCATATTGGCCATCGGCGAAGGTAACGATGGCAAATCTCTCCGGAGGATTTTGGTACCATCCCACTGCATGGCCGTTACCTGCCTCGAATAGCCATTTTCATTACTCCCGCCGATGAGGATTACCTCGTTTTTATGGGTTACCGAAACACCATAAGCCATGGGTGACGACAATTTCTCTTTTGCCTTGATCCACGTTTTATCCCGAAGGACATAGATATCCTCGTACCACTTTTTTTTGCCCCCTTCCCAGGGATATTTTTCAGGGAAATTGGCCCCACCCATTGCAATAAGCGCATCATTGCTAACGCCAGCGTACATACCTGCCCAGCCCTTTCCTCCCGGAAGTGATGGAAGCTCGGACCATTTAATAGCTGTTTGCGCTATGGTATCTGAAAAAATCAACATAAAAATCAATAACAAACTGTATGAATAGTTTTTCATTTGGGGCTTTTCCTAACGGTTTAATTGTAAACGTTGAGCAGCAGAACGGCTCCAGGGCCTGGCTCGCCATACCCGCCGGTAATGAGCAGTTTCCGGACCGAAGCATTGTCTTCAACAAAACAAATATTGCTCGTAAGCGGCAGCGTGGTGTCGATACTGAAGAGTAACTCCCCGCCTGGATCCAGAACCTGTACTGCCTGCATTCCGTAATGTGCAACCCACAGATTACCCTGATGATCCAGCGCCAGGCCGTCGGGGAGATTATCTGTCCTGTTTCCCGATGAGTGCCGGGGCAGTTCTGCAAAAACTTCTGCCTTTCCTTTTGCAATACCCGGCTCCTTTAACTCCATAACAAGAATGCGGTTCTGATAACTTTCCGCCACAAAAAGGTACCTTTCATCTTTTGAAAGCACAAGGCCATTGGCATAGTCAATATTTGTTGCCACCAGCCGTTCCGTTCCGTCAGTACCTTTAAAAAACACTTTTCCTTCGGTCCTGATGGAATCTGTAAAGTAAAGGTTTTGGTTCTCGTCAAGTATCAGGTCATTGGGTGCACCGATGCCAACTCCCGCGCATTTCCCGCTCAGCAGATGACCTTTAAAATTTCCAGCTGAATTGTAACAGCTGATACTTGCCAGCCGACTATCACAAAACCAGTGCTCCCCATTCGGCAATACCACCTGCCCGTTCGGACAGGTTCCGTCTGCCCATTTTGAATAAATGCCGTTGGCATCAACTTTCCCGATAAAACCACCGGTTAGTCCTGTGAAATAGTAGTTCCCTTCCACATCGGTAGCCGGCCCTTCAGTATAAAAGGGGAGATCCAGGAGCTTTGTTACTGAAAAAGATACCATGATTTTGAAAGACAGGTTTTGAAGGAATAAACGGGGCAGATGAAGTTCACCTGCCCAGCTTACCAAGTGTGAAAAAGTATATGTTTCGCTTTTAAAACTGATCCGCAGATGGTCTGGCGCATACAACATCTACTTCAAATTTCAGTAAATCTCCCAGACAACCGATCAGGGTAGTTCGGGCCGGAAAAGGTTCTTTAAAATATTCACGATAAATGGCATTAAATTCTGCTAGGTATTCCTGTTTTCCTACATAATTTCTTACCTGAACGGC
It includes:
- a CDS encoding aldo/keto reductase, whose translation is MKYSTFGSYQFSQLTLGTVQLGMNYGISNEAGQPGLEERSKMLKLTVASGINTFDTARQYGNSEEVLGEFIQNSAGGKGLNLVSKFKIHSQNLSHPERAWQEVYASVRQSLTALGIAKLPVCLLHKGEEPVREVMKVLPEMIRRLKAEGMIDIGGISAYFPEDIPWFSEEDEIIAAQIPLNIFDQRLIKNGGLSQLEKAGKLVFVRSVFLQGLFFMSPDHLSGRLYAAKPHLVQLAEFAEKAEMSIAQLAFTFVRDLPGVSSIVFGAVNETQIRENLELLRSKSVHPELLGQISAAFSDIPEDIVTPGRWK
- a CDS encoding SMP-30/gluconolactonase/LRE family protein, with product MVSFSVTKLLDLPFYTEGPATDVEGNYYFTGLTGGFIGKVDANGIYSKWADGTCPNGQVVLPNGEHWFCDSRLASISCYNSAGNFKGHLLSGKCAGVGIGAPNDLILDENQNLYFTDSIRTEGKVFFKGTDGTERLVATNIDYANGLVLSKDERYLFVAESYQNRILVMELKEPGIAKGKAEVFAELPRHSSGNRTDNLPDGLALDHQGNLWVAHYGMQAVQVLDPGGELLFSIDTTLPLTSNICFVEDNASVRKLLITGGYGEPGPGAVLLLNVYN